Proteins encoded together in one Canis aureus isolate CA01 chromosome 21, VMU_Caureus_v.1.0, whole genome shotgun sequence window:
- the QSER1 gene encoding glutamine and serine-rich protein 1 isoform X1, with protein MNFLSAVESRTAQAASSGTTLLPQFRAPSWQTGMHSSAATELFVTGPLPTTGTLPPSALSAYQHPTTFSNRNFATTSPLVLQDSSFNTTSNGILNPHDPLLQIKTSQGTVPTALAFERLGSSALSNSIPPQSSTYRSAQESAPHLLQPQFSLLPSALGGAQQTPQAYSSTLFTSSTASIERALLRECSVIKHHQRPSGTQSIQAQLTGSQHSLHSYLSNASVVNFQETSRQSSLSCSPIGDSTQVSNGGLQQKTSQVSVELAQSYSSAIPSSGFPPTTKVKSCSTKQPLTSTKTPKPQSIIPPVQTLSYSKPLHNQSSVISGQAQIYSTAQLPSLLSVSQSQNYGLVQPHNVPSIVHSQVYRSNKVEKLPSLYKTLTFSGSSQTLTSENQTLNYSPNQQEVLSSVTNENYPSQTRDLSSVSQSQSYSSSHSQGLSPVSQTQVSYSSQSQVLSAVSPSESYASGQSLTLTAPSLSYSSASRAQNLSDSSPTQNYISMHSSQNAQTQGSSSPQSQKFLPAVQSSSFASSTHCQTLQNSIPSPDPKSYAERKLDSNVYTSSKQEEDFPMQELQVLQPQVSLESSTQRLSDGEINVQESAYKVSKAEDRYSQSVIRSNSRLEDQVVGIALPGSKKEESMVGSVTQLTQQIGQVSTATLDMKKATNLMPTPQIRLNTKDLNQQHALIHKVHEAKVQEQHDQIINASSQIQIPNHSLGHGHQASLPNTQVLLDSACDLQILQQSILQAGLGQVKASLQVQRVQSPQQIVHPFLQMDGHIIQSNGDHSQQQLHPQTSEIMKMDLSESSKPLQQHLTTKGHFSETNQHDSKNHFVSLGSICFPEAMLLSDERNILSNVDDILAATAAACGVTPSDFSKSTSNETIPAVEDGDSKSHFQQSLDVAHVTSDFNSITAAVGKPQNINDISLNGNQVAVNLSPVPNLQSKMTLDQQHIETGQNKAPKVISPVVGPSHEAQEQSSGSFKKQSATNHESEEDSEVPIDNTLNNSRNQEFVSSRSVSGENAASESELTLGGDDNSVSVNPTRSALALLAMAQPGEATGVKIEEENQDLMHFNLQKKKSGKGQMKEEDNSNQKQPKRPAQGKRQNSRGTDVYLPYTPPSSESCHDGYQHQEKMRQKIKEVEEKQPEVKTGFIASFLDFLKSGPKQQFSTLAVRMPNRTRRPGTQTVRTFCPPPLPKTTSTTPAPLVSETGGNSPSEKVDNELKNLDHLSSFSSDEEDPGVCSHDIYKSASITLTTSDATSDKKKKTVSEALRMTTTSPTANTTGTVTTSSTTVGAVKQEPPYSTSSAVNILENVNPTEPSKPCELDGLPSDQFAKGQDTVAIEGFTDEENTESGGEGQYRERDEFVVKIEDIETFKEALKTGKEPPAIWKVQKALLQKFVPEIRDGQREFAATNSYLGYFGDAKSKYKKIYVKFIENTNKKEYVRVCSKKPRSKPSQTIRTVQAKPSSSSKTSDPPAPKTTTTKAPSVKPKVKQLKVKAEPPPKKRKKWKEEFSSSQSDSSPEIHSSSSDDEEFDPPAPFVTRFLNTRAMKETFKSYMELLVSIALDPDTMQALEKSNDELLLPHMKKIDSMLNDNRKRLLLNLHLDQSFKTALESFPELTIITRDSKAKSGGSTISKIKMNGKAYNKKTLRTSKTTTKSAQEFAVDPEKIQLYSLYHSLHHYKYHVYLICKDEISSVQKRNEDLGQEEIVQLCMKNVKWVEDLFEKFGELLNHVQQKCS; from the exons ATGAACTTTCTCTCTGCTGTTGAATCCCGAACTGCTCAGGCTGCTTCTTCAGGAACTACTCTTTTACCAcaattcagggctccatcctggcaGACAG GTATGCATTCCTCAGCAGCAACTGAGCTGTTCGTTACTGGACCTTTGCCAACCACTGGAACTCTtccaccctctgccctctctgCTTATCAGCATCCCACCACCTTCAGCAATAGAAACTTTGCTACCACCTCACCTTTGGTGCTTCAGGATTCGTCTTTTAACACTACatcaaatggaattttaaatccTCATGACCCTTTGCTACAAATCAAAACTTCCCAGGGAACTGTTCCAACTGCTTTGGCATTTGAGCGCCTGGGCAGTTCTGCGTTAAGTAACAGCATACCACCTCAGTCTTCAACATATCGCTCAGCTCAAGAGTCTGCACCCCATCTTTTACAACCTCAGTTTAGTTTGTTGCCTTCAGCACTTGGGGGAGCCCAGCAAACTCCTCAAGCCTACAGTTCAACTCTCTTTACTAGTTCTACTGCTTCCATTGAAAGAGCTCTTCTTCGAGAATGTAGTGTTATTAAACACCATCAGCGGCCTTCAGGTACCCAGTCTATTCAGGCACAACTGACTGGTTCACAGCATTCCTTACATAGCTATCTATCAAATGCAAGTGTAGTTAATTTTCAGGAAACAAGCAGGCAGTCATCTTTATCCTGTAGCCCAATTGGAGATTCTACTCAGGTGAGCAATGGAGGATTACAACAGAAGACCTCCCAGGTGTCAGTGGAACTTGCTCAGTCTTACTCATCTGCAATTCCATCATCAGGGTTTCCTCCTACTACAAAAGTAAAAAGCTGTTCTACAAAACAACCACTAACGTCAACTAAGACCCCCAAACCTCAAAGTATAATTCCTCCTGTGCAAACATTAAGCTATTCCAAACCTTTACATAATCAGAGTTCTGTAATATCAGGCCAAGCACAAATTTATTCTACAGCGCAGCTACCAAGCCTTTTATCTGTTAGCCAGTCCCAAAATTATGGCTTAGTACAGCCACATAACGTGCCATCTATTGTTCATTCACAGGTTTATAGATCCAACAAAGTTGAGAAGTTGCCATCCTTATATAAAACATTGACTTTTTCTGGATCATCTCAGACTCTAACTTCtgaaaatcagacacttaatTATTCTCCTAATCAACAAGAAGTGTTATCTTCAGTTACAAATGAGAACTACCCTTCTCAAACAAGAGATCTATCTTCAGTTAGTCAGTCTCAAAGTTATTCATCTAGTCATTCTCAGGGTTTATCACCAGTTAGCCAGACACAGGTTAGTTATTCATCTCAGTCACAAGTATTGTCTGCAGTCAGTCCTTCAGAAAGCTATGCTTCAGGGCAGTCCCTGACATTGACGGCCCCTTCTCTTTCCTATTCTTCTGCCTCTCGGGCTCAGAATTTGTCAGATTCTAGCCCAACCCAGAATTATATTTCTATGCATTCTTCCCAAAATGCTCAGACTCAAGGGTCATCCTCTCCCCAGTCCCAGAAGTTTTTGCCTGCTGTCCAGTCATCATCTTTTGCATCCTCTACTCACTGTCAGACGTTACAGAACAGCATACCTTCCCCTGATCCAAAGTCTTATGCTGAAAGAAAACTTGACTCAAATGTGTATACATCTTCAAAGCAAGAGGAGGATTTTCCAATGCAAGAGTTACAGGTATTACAGCCACAAGTATCTCTTGAGTCATCGACCCAAAGGCTATCTGATGGAGAAATTAATGTTCAAGAATCAGCTTATAAGGTGTCAAAAGCAGAGGACAGATATTCTCAGAGTGTGATCAGAAGTAATTCTCGTCTTGAGGATCAGGTTGTTGGGATTGCTCTACCAggctcaaaaaaagaagaaagcatggTTGGTTCAGTGACACAACTTACCCAACAAATTGGCCAAGTCAGTACAGCAACCCTTGATATGAAGAAGGCAACTAATTTAATGCCAACCCCACAGATAAGATTGAATACTAAAGACCTCAACCAGCAGCATGCTCTTATACACAAGGTACATGAAGCCAAGGTCCAGGAGCAACATGATCAAATAATTAATGCCTCATCTCAGATTCAAATTCCAAATCATTCTTTAGGGCATGGCCATCAGGCATCTCTTCCTAATACACAGGTTCTTTTAGATTCTGCATGTGACCTACAGATTCTTCAGCAGTCAATACTGCAGGCAGGTTTAGGACAAGTAAAAGCATCTTTACAAGTACAGCGTGTTCAGAGTCCTCAACAAATAGTACATCCTTTCCTTCAAATGGATGGCCATATTATTCAGAGCAATGGTGATCATTCTCAGCAGCAACTCCATCCTCAAACTTCTGAAATTATGAAAATGGACCTCTCTGAGTCTTCAAAACCATTACAACAACATCTAACAACAAAGGGCCATTTTAGTGAAACAAATCAGCATGATTCAAAGaatcattttgtttctcttggatcAATATGTTTCCCAGAGGCAATGCTTCTCAGTGATGAGaggaatattttatcaaatgtagATGATATCTTAGCAGCTACAGCAGCAGCTTGTGGGGTTACTCCTTCTGATTTTTCCAAGTCAACTTCAAATGAAACCATTCCAGCAGTTGAAGATGGTGATTCTAAATCTCATTTTCAACAGTCATTAGATGTTGCTCATGTGACTTCTGATTTTAACTCCATAACAGCTGCAGTAGGAAAGCCCCAGAATATAAATGACATTTCCTTAAATGGAAATCAAGTTGCTGTAAACCTTTCACCTGTACCTAACCTCCAGTCAAAAATGACTCTCGATCAACAGCATATTGAAACTGGTCAAAATAAAGCACCTAAAGTAATTTCACCAGTGGTTGGACCAAGTCATGAAGCCCAGGAGCAGAGTTCTGGCTCATTCAAGAAACAGTCTGCTACCAATCATGAATCTGAAGAGGATAGTGAAGTTCCTATCGATAATACATTAAATaacagcagaaaccaagagtttgttTCTAGTAGAAGTGTAAGTGGAGAGAATGCTGCATCAGAGAGTGAGCTCACCTTGGGGGGTGATGACAACAGTGTGTCGGTGAACCCAACCAGAAGTGCGCTTGCACTGCTGGCCATGGCCCAGCCCGGGGAGGCCACTGGTGTCAAGATtgaagaagaaaatcaagatttaatgcattttaaccttcagaagaaaaaatctgggaaggggcaaatgaaagaggaagacaACAGTAATCAGAAACAGCCAAAAAGACCTGCCCAGGGCAAACGCCAGAATTCAAGGGGAACAGATGTGTATTTGCCATACACTCCTCCTTCCTCAGAAAGCTGCCACGATGGTTATCAGCATCAagaaaaaatgagacagaagatCAAAGAAGTGGAGGAAAAACAGCCAGAAGTCAAGACAGGATTTATTGCCTCTTTCTTAGATTTTCTGAAATCTGGGCCCAAGCAGCAGTTTTCTACTCTTGCCGTCCGAATGCCCAACAGGACTAGACGACCAGGGACCCAGACTGTTCGTACATTTTGTCCCCCGCCGCTTCCAAAGACAACTTCTACGACACCCGCACCTTTAGTGTCTGAAACTGGGGGTAACAGTCCATCAGAAAAAGTTGATAATGAACTTAAAAACTTGGaccatttatcttcattttcttctgatgAAGAAGATCCTGGAGTATGCAGTCATGATATTTATAAAAGCGCCTCTATTACCTTAACTACTTCAGATGCTACTTctgataaaaagaagaaaacag TTTCAGAAGCCCTACGGATGACAACTACTAGCCCAACTGCCAATACTACTGGTACTGTTACTACTTCCTCTACCACTGTGGGTGCAGTTAAACAAGAACCTCCCTACTCTACTTCATCTGCAGTAAATATCCTGGAAAATGTAAATCCTACAGAACCCTCAAAACCCTGCGAACTTGATGGTCTTCCTTCAGACCAGTTTGCAAAAGGACAGGACACTGTTGCCATAGaaggttttacagatgaggaaaacacaGAAAGTGGAGGAGAAGGCCAATACAGAGAGCGTGATGAATTTGTGGTGAAGATAGAAGACATAGAGACTTTTAAG gaggctttaaaaacaggaaaagaaccCCCGGCTATTTGGAAAGTACAAAAAGCTTTATTACAGAAGTTTGTTCCTGAAATTCGAGATGGACAAAGAGAATTTGCTGCTACCAATAGt TACCTTGGGTATTTTGGAGATGCAAAGAGTAAatacaaaaagatatatgtaaagTTCAttgaaaacacaaacaaaaaggaatatgTCAGAGTGTGTTCCAAAAAGCCGAGAAGTAAGCCTTCACAAACTATCAG AACTGTTCAGGCTAAGCCAAGTAGTAGCAGTAAAACTTCTGATCCTCCAGCACCAAAAACTACAACAACAAAAGCCCCTTCCGTGAAACCCAAAGTTAAACAGCTGAAAGTAAAGGCTGAGCCACCACCAAAGAAacggaagaaatggaaagaagagttTTCATCCTCCCAATCTGACTCCTCTCCTGAGATCCATTCTAGTAGTAGTGATGATGAGG AATTTGATCCTCCAGCTCCCTTTGTCACTCGTTTTTTGAACACAAGAGCGATGAAGGAAACCTTTAAGAGCTACATGGAATTGCTTGTTAGCATTGCTTTGGACCCTGACACGATGCAAGCCTTAGAGAAGAGCAATG aTGAGCTACTTTTGCctcatatgaaaaaaattgatagCATGCTGAATGATAACCGAAAGAGACTTCTTTTGAATCTTCATTTGGATCAGTCATTCAAG actGCTTTGGAAAGTTTTCCCGAGCTAACAATAATTACTCGAGACTCTAAAGCAAAAAGTGGGGGTTCTACTatttctaaaatcaaaatgaacGGCAAAGCTTATAATAAGAAAACTCTAAGGACTTCTAAAACAACCACCAAATCTGCACAA gagTTTGCTGTTGATCCAGAGAAAATACAGCTATATTCTTTATATCATTCACTCCATCATTATAAATATCATGTTTATCTGATATGTAAAgatgag atttcttctgtgcagaaaagaaatgaagacttagGACAGGAAGAAATTGTTCAACTTtgtatgaaaaatgtaaaatgggtGGAAGACCTATTTGAAAAATTTGGAGAACTTCTAAATCATGTACAGCAGAAATGTTCCTAA
- the QSER1 gene encoding glutamine and serine-rich protein 1 isoform X2: MHSSAATELFVTGPLPTTGTLPPSALSAYQHPTTFSNRNFATTSPLVLQDSSFNTTSNGILNPHDPLLQIKTSQGTVPTALAFERLGSSALSNSIPPQSSTYRSAQESAPHLLQPQFSLLPSALGGAQQTPQAYSSTLFTSSTASIERALLRECSVIKHHQRPSGTQSIQAQLTGSQHSLHSYLSNASVVNFQETSRQSSLSCSPIGDSTQVSNGGLQQKTSQVSVELAQSYSSAIPSSGFPPTTKVKSCSTKQPLTSTKTPKPQSIIPPVQTLSYSKPLHNQSSVISGQAQIYSTAQLPSLLSVSQSQNYGLVQPHNVPSIVHSQVYRSNKVEKLPSLYKTLTFSGSSQTLTSENQTLNYSPNQQEVLSSVTNENYPSQTRDLSSVSQSQSYSSSHSQGLSPVSQTQVSYSSQSQVLSAVSPSESYASGQSLTLTAPSLSYSSASRAQNLSDSSPTQNYISMHSSQNAQTQGSSSPQSQKFLPAVQSSSFASSTHCQTLQNSIPSPDPKSYAERKLDSNVYTSSKQEEDFPMQELQVLQPQVSLESSTQRLSDGEINVQESAYKVSKAEDRYSQSVIRSNSRLEDQVVGIALPGSKKEESMVGSVTQLTQQIGQVSTATLDMKKATNLMPTPQIRLNTKDLNQQHALIHKVHEAKVQEQHDQIINASSQIQIPNHSLGHGHQASLPNTQVLLDSACDLQILQQSILQAGLGQVKASLQVQRVQSPQQIVHPFLQMDGHIIQSNGDHSQQQLHPQTSEIMKMDLSESSKPLQQHLTTKGHFSETNQHDSKNHFVSLGSICFPEAMLLSDERNILSNVDDILAATAAACGVTPSDFSKSTSNETIPAVEDGDSKSHFQQSLDVAHVTSDFNSITAAVGKPQNINDISLNGNQVAVNLSPVPNLQSKMTLDQQHIETGQNKAPKVISPVVGPSHEAQEQSSGSFKKQSATNHESEEDSEVPIDNTLNNSRNQEFVSSRSVSGENAASESELTLGGDDNSVSVNPTRSALALLAMAQPGEATGVKIEEENQDLMHFNLQKKKSGKGQMKEEDNSNQKQPKRPAQGKRQNSRGTDVYLPYTPPSSESCHDGYQHQEKMRQKIKEVEEKQPEVKTGFIASFLDFLKSGPKQQFSTLAVRMPNRTRRPGTQTVRTFCPPPLPKTTSTTPAPLVSETGGNSPSEKVDNELKNLDHLSSFSSDEEDPGVCSHDIYKSASITLTTSDATSDKKKKTVSEALRMTTTSPTANTTGTVTTSSTTVGAVKQEPPYSTSSAVNILENVNPTEPSKPCELDGLPSDQFAKGQDTVAIEGFTDEENTESGGEGQYRERDEFVVKIEDIETFKEALKTGKEPPAIWKVQKALLQKFVPEIRDGQREFAATNSYLGYFGDAKSKYKKIYVKFIENTNKKEYVRVCSKKPRSKPSQTIRTVQAKPSSSSKTSDPPAPKTTTTKAPSVKPKVKQLKVKAEPPPKKRKKWKEEFSSSQSDSSPEIHSSSSDDEEFDPPAPFVTRFLNTRAMKETFKSYMELLVSIALDPDTMQALEKSNDELLLPHMKKIDSMLNDNRKRLLLNLHLDQSFKTALESFPELTIITRDSKAKSGGSTISKIKMNGKAYNKKTLRTSKTTTKSAQEFAVDPEKIQLYSLYHSLHHYKYHVYLICKDEISSVQKRNEDLGQEEIVQLCMKNVKWVEDLFEKFGELLNHVQQKCS; the protein is encoded by the exons ATGCATTCCTCAGCAGCAACTGAGCTGTTCGTTACTGGACCTTTGCCAACCACTGGAACTCTtccaccctctgccctctctgCTTATCAGCATCCCACCACCTTCAGCAATAGAAACTTTGCTACCACCTCACCTTTGGTGCTTCAGGATTCGTCTTTTAACACTACatcaaatggaattttaaatccTCATGACCCTTTGCTACAAATCAAAACTTCCCAGGGAACTGTTCCAACTGCTTTGGCATTTGAGCGCCTGGGCAGTTCTGCGTTAAGTAACAGCATACCACCTCAGTCTTCAACATATCGCTCAGCTCAAGAGTCTGCACCCCATCTTTTACAACCTCAGTTTAGTTTGTTGCCTTCAGCACTTGGGGGAGCCCAGCAAACTCCTCAAGCCTACAGTTCAACTCTCTTTACTAGTTCTACTGCTTCCATTGAAAGAGCTCTTCTTCGAGAATGTAGTGTTATTAAACACCATCAGCGGCCTTCAGGTACCCAGTCTATTCAGGCACAACTGACTGGTTCACAGCATTCCTTACATAGCTATCTATCAAATGCAAGTGTAGTTAATTTTCAGGAAACAAGCAGGCAGTCATCTTTATCCTGTAGCCCAATTGGAGATTCTACTCAGGTGAGCAATGGAGGATTACAACAGAAGACCTCCCAGGTGTCAGTGGAACTTGCTCAGTCTTACTCATCTGCAATTCCATCATCAGGGTTTCCTCCTACTACAAAAGTAAAAAGCTGTTCTACAAAACAACCACTAACGTCAACTAAGACCCCCAAACCTCAAAGTATAATTCCTCCTGTGCAAACATTAAGCTATTCCAAACCTTTACATAATCAGAGTTCTGTAATATCAGGCCAAGCACAAATTTATTCTACAGCGCAGCTACCAAGCCTTTTATCTGTTAGCCAGTCCCAAAATTATGGCTTAGTACAGCCACATAACGTGCCATCTATTGTTCATTCACAGGTTTATAGATCCAACAAAGTTGAGAAGTTGCCATCCTTATATAAAACATTGACTTTTTCTGGATCATCTCAGACTCTAACTTCtgaaaatcagacacttaatTATTCTCCTAATCAACAAGAAGTGTTATCTTCAGTTACAAATGAGAACTACCCTTCTCAAACAAGAGATCTATCTTCAGTTAGTCAGTCTCAAAGTTATTCATCTAGTCATTCTCAGGGTTTATCACCAGTTAGCCAGACACAGGTTAGTTATTCATCTCAGTCACAAGTATTGTCTGCAGTCAGTCCTTCAGAAAGCTATGCTTCAGGGCAGTCCCTGACATTGACGGCCCCTTCTCTTTCCTATTCTTCTGCCTCTCGGGCTCAGAATTTGTCAGATTCTAGCCCAACCCAGAATTATATTTCTATGCATTCTTCCCAAAATGCTCAGACTCAAGGGTCATCCTCTCCCCAGTCCCAGAAGTTTTTGCCTGCTGTCCAGTCATCATCTTTTGCATCCTCTACTCACTGTCAGACGTTACAGAACAGCATACCTTCCCCTGATCCAAAGTCTTATGCTGAAAGAAAACTTGACTCAAATGTGTATACATCTTCAAAGCAAGAGGAGGATTTTCCAATGCAAGAGTTACAGGTATTACAGCCACAAGTATCTCTTGAGTCATCGACCCAAAGGCTATCTGATGGAGAAATTAATGTTCAAGAATCAGCTTATAAGGTGTCAAAAGCAGAGGACAGATATTCTCAGAGTGTGATCAGAAGTAATTCTCGTCTTGAGGATCAGGTTGTTGGGATTGCTCTACCAggctcaaaaaaagaagaaagcatggTTGGTTCAGTGACACAACTTACCCAACAAATTGGCCAAGTCAGTACAGCAACCCTTGATATGAAGAAGGCAACTAATTTAATGCCAACCCCACAGATAAGATTGAATACTAAAGACCTCAACCAGCAGCATGCTCTTATACACAAGGTACATGAAGCCAAGGTCCAGGAGCAACATGATCAAATAATTAATGCCTCATCTCAGATTCAAATTCCAAATCATTCTTTAGGGCATGGCCATCAGGCATCTCTTCCTAATACACAGGTTCTTTTAGATTCTGCATGTGACCTACAGATTCTTCAGCAGTCAATACTGCAGGCAGGTTTAGGACAAGTAAAAGCATCTTTACAAGTACAGCGTGTTCAGAGTCCTCAACAAATAGTACATCCTTTCCTTCAAATGGATGGCCATATTATTCAGAGCAATGGTGATCATTCTCAGCAGCAACTCCATCCTCAAACTTCTGAAATTATGAAAATGGACCTCTCTGAGTCTTCAAAACCATTACAACAACATCTAACAACAAAGGGCCATTTTAGTGAAACAAATCAGCATGATTCAAAGaatcattttgtttctcttggatcAATATGTTTCCCAGAGGCAATGCTTCTCAGTGATGAGaggaatattttatcaaatgtagATGATATCTTAGCAGCTACAGCAGCAGCTTGTGGGGTTACTCCTTCTGATTTTTCCAAGTCAACTTCAAATGAAACCATTCCAGCAGTTGAAGATGGTGATTCTAAATCTCATTTTCAACAGTCATTAGATGTTGCTCATGTGACTTCTGATTTTAACTCCATAACAGCTGCAGTAGGAAAGCCCCAGAATATAAATGACATTTCCTTAAATGGAAATCAAGTTGCTGTAAACCTTTCACCTGTACCTAACCTCCAGTCAAAAATGACTCTCGATCAACAGCATATTGAAACTGGTCAAAATAAAGCACCTAAAGTAATTTCACCAGTGGTTGGACCAAGTCATGAAGCCCAGGAGCAGAGTTCTGGCTCATTCAAGAAACAGTCTGCTACCAATCATGAATCTGAAGAGGATAGTGAAGTTCCTATCGATAATACATTAAATaacagcagaaaccaagagtttgttTCTAGTAGAAGTGTAAGTGGAGAGAATGCTGCATCAGAGAGTGAGCTCACCTTGGGGGGTGATGACAACAGTGTGTCGGTGAACCCAACCAGAAGTGCGCTTGCACTGCTGGCCATGGCCCAGCCCGGGGAGGCCACTGGTGTCAAGATtgaagaagaaaatcaagatttaatgcattttaaccttcagaagaaaaaatctgggaaggggcaaatgaaagaggaagacaACAGTAATCAGAAACAGCCAAAAAGACCTGCCCAGGGCAAACGCCAGAATTCAAGGGGAACAGATGTGTATTTGCCATACACTCCTCCTTCCTCAGAAAGCTGCCACGATGGTTATCAGCATCAagaaaaaatgagacagaagatCAAAGAAGTGGAGGAAAAACAGCCAGAAGTCAAGACAGGATTTATTGCCTCTTTCTTAGATTTTCTGAAATCTGGGCCCAAGCAGCAGTTTTCTACTCTTGCCGTCCGAATGCCCAACAGGACTAGACGACCAGGGACCCAGACTGTTCGTACATTTTGTCCCCCGCCGCTTCCAAAGACAACTTCTACGACACCCGCACCTTTAGTGTCTGAAACTGGGGGTAACAGTCCATCAGAAAAAGTTGATAATGAACTTAAAAACTTGGaccatttatcttcattttcttctgatgAAGAAGATCCTGGAGTATGCAGTCATGATATTTATAAAAGCGCCTCTATTACCTTAACTACTTCAGATGCTACTTctgataaaaagaagaaaacag TTTCAGAAGCCCTACGGATGACAACTACTAGCCCAACTGCCAATACTACTGGTACTGTTACTACTTCCTCTACCACTGTGGGTGCAGTTAAACAAGAACCTCCCTACTCTACTTCATCTGCAGTAAATATCCTGGAAAATGTAAATCCTACAGAACCCTCAAAACCCTGCGAACTTGATGGTCTTCCTTCAGACCAGTTTGCAAAAGGACAGGACACTGTTGCCATAGaaggttttacagatgaggaaaacacaGAAAGTGGAGGAGAAGGCCAATACAGAGAGCGTGATGAATTTGTGGTGAAGATAGAAGACATAGAGACTTTTAAG gaggctttaaaaacaggaaaagaaccCCCGGCTATTTGGAAAGTACAAAAAGCTTTATTACAGAAGTTTGTTCCTGAAATTCGAGATGGACAAAGAGAATTTGCTGCTACCAATAGt TACCTTGGGTATTTTGGAGATGCAAAGAGTAAatacaaaaagatatatgtaaagTTCAttgaaaacacaaacaaaaaggaatatgTCAGAGTGTGTTCCAAAAAGCCGAGAAGTAAGCCTTCACAAACTATCAG AACTGTTCAGGCTAAGCCAAGTAGTAGCAGTAAAACTTCTGATCCTCCAGCACCAAAAACTACAACAACAAAAGCCCCTTCCGTGAAACCCAAAGTTAAACAGCTGAAAGTAAAGGCTGAGCCACCACCAAAGAAacggaagaaatggaaagaagagttTTCATCCTCCCAATCTGACTCCTCTCCTGAGATCCATTCTAGTAGTAGTGATGATGAGG AATTTGATCCTCCAGCTCCCTTTGTCACTCGTTTTTTGAACACAAGAGCGATGAAGGAAACCTTTAAGAGCTACATGGAATTGCTTGTTAGCATTGCTTTGGACCCTGACACGATGCAAGCCTTAGAGAAGAGCAATG aTGAGCTACTTTTGCctcatatgaaaaaaattgatagCATGCTGAATGATAACCGAAAGAGACTTCTTTTGAATCTTCATTTGGATCAGTCATTCAAG actGCTTTGGAAAGTTTTCCCGAGCTAACAATAATTACTCGAGACTCTAAAGCAAAAAGTGGGGGTTCTACTatttctaaaatcaaaatgaacGGCAAAGCTTATAATAAGAAAACTCTAAGGACTTCTAAAACAACCACCAAATCTGCACAA gagTTTGCTGTTGATCCAGAGAAAATACAGCTATATTCTTTATATCATTCACTCCATCATTATAAATATCATGTTTATCTGATATGTAAAgatgag atttcttctgtgcagaaaagaaatgaagacttagGACAGGAAGAAATTGTTCAACTTtgtatgaaaaatgtaaaatgggtGGAAGACCTATTTGAAAAATTTGGAGAACTTCTAAATCATGTACAGCAGAAATGTTCCTAA